CTGACCGTCGGCGGCGGGGTGTCGATCGAGTAGATCTCTTCGCGGGTCTTGGTGCGGTCGAATCGGTAGGCGCCGCTGGTTTCCCATACGGGTACCCACTTGGCCTCCAGACCGTCGACACCGACCTTGTCCGGGACTTGGGGGCGCTCGTATGGGGTACTCATGAAGCAACTCTAGGCGGCCGCGGAACCGCTTTTCGCCTCGGTCGGCAGGTCACGCATCTTCCGCAGCGGCGAGCAGACCACCCACAGCACCGAGGCCGCTTCGCCGGCGACCGCGACCCACATCGCGCCGCGCAGCCCGAGTCCTTCGCCGAGCCCGCCGCCCAGCAGACCGCCCAGCGGCAGCGTGCCCCAGACGACGAACCGCACGCTGGCGTTCATCCGGCCGAGCAGCCGGTCCGGGCAGATCGCCTGCCGGTAGGAAACCTGCGCGACGTTGTAGACGATGATCCCGAACCCGCCGGCGACGAGCCCGAACCCGGCGAGCCCGAGCCGCCAGTCCGGCGCGGCGAGCGGGATCAGCAGGTGGCCGGGCACGGTGACCAGCGGGACCAGCCAGATCGCTCGCGACTGGCCGAGCCGCCGGGTGACCGCGCCCGAGCAGAGCGCGCCGAGGATCCCGCCCGCGCCGCCGAACGCCATCAGCACGCCGACCGCGACCGGCGGCAGACCCACCGTCCGCGTCAGGAACAGCACCTGCACGGCCATGAACGCGCCGCCGAAGAAGTTCGCCGTCGCCGTCGTGCCCACGATCGCCCGCAACGGCTTGTCGGAGAAGACGAACCGCAGCCCCTCGGCGATCTGCGGGAGCAGCCGGGCGTGGCCGTCGTGCTCCGGCGTCGGTTCCGGCGTACGGATGCGCAGCAGGCACAGCGCCGACGTCAGGAAGCCGAAGCCGGTGACCAGCACGGTGTTCGCCGCGGTCACCAGCTGGACCAGCACGCCCGCGGCGCCCGGTCCGGCGATCTGCGCGGTCGACTGGACGGCCTGCAGCTTGGCGTTGCCTTCCAGGAGGTGCTCCCGGCCGACGAGCGAGGGCAGGTACGACTGATACGCGATGTCGAAGAACACCGTCGCGATGCCGACGAACAGCACGACGACCAGCAGCTGAGCGAGTGTCAGCACCCCCGCCCACCAGGCGACCGGCACGCTCAGGAGCAGCGCCGCACGCGTGAAGTCGGCGGTGAGCATGACCTGGCGGCGGCGCATCCGGTCGACCCACACGCCCGCGGGCAGCCCGATCAGCAGGAAGGCGAGTGTTTCGGCCGCGGTGAGCAGGCCCATCTCGAACGGCGTCGCGGCCAGCGTCACGGCCGCGAGCAGCGGGACGGCGGTGGTGCCGACGAACACGCCGAACTGGCTGGCTGTGTCGCCGGCCCACAGCCGCCTGAAGTCGGCGTGGAAGAAGAGTGACCCCCTGGACATGGCGACGAGTCTGGCGTGAGTGATTGGAAAGTGTCAATCACTGTTCGCTCTAGGCTGTCCGCCGTGCTCCCTGCGAAACGACGTGCCGCGACCGAAGCCGAGGCCGCCGCGCTGGCCTCCGGAATACGGCTGCGCATCATCCGGTTGACTTTCTCGGAGGCGCTCACGAACAAGGAGCTGGCCGAACGGCTGGGCCGGGATCCGGCGACCACGCTGCACCACGTGCGCAAACTCGTCGACACCGGCTTCCTCGCCGCGCAGCCGCCGCGCCGCGGCGCCCGGGGGGCGAAGGAAATTCCGTATCTTTCGACGGGGCTCTCGTGGACACTCGACTCATGCGGTGACAAGGGCGTGGAACAGGCGGTTCTCGAGGCCTACCTGGCCGAGATCGCCGAGACCGGATTCGAGGGCGTGCACCAGACACGCCTGGTCGTCCAGGTGGCCCCCGAGGAGCGGGCGGAGCTGGAAACCCGGCTGAACGCCCTGCTCGAGGAGTTCCGTGCGCGACCGCGCCGTCCCGGCGCGGAACGCACCGCGGTCTACCTCGCCACCTATCCCAGCAGCTAATGAGTTCGGTTCCCGCGGCGAATCGTGGGAACATGGAGGCACGATGACAGAACTGACACACACCGAAGACCACGACGACGACCTGTACGACCCGTCGACCGGCGAGATGGAACTCGAAGACCGAGCGTCGCTGCGCCGGGTCAGGGGACTGTCCACGGAGCTGGACGACGTCACCGAGGTCGAGTACCGGCAACTGCGGCTCGAGCGCGTCGTGCTGGTCGGCGTGTGGACCGAGGGCACAGCCCTGCAGTCCGAGGCGTCGCTGGCCGAGCTGGCGCGCCTGGCCGAGACGGCGGGCTCGGAGGTCCTCGAAGGTCTCATCCAGCGGCGGACCAAACCGGACCCGGCCACCTACATCGGCTCGGGCAAGGTGCGGGAGCTGCGTGACATCGTCGGGTCCACCGGCGCCGACACCGTGATCTGCGACGGCGAGCTCTCGCCGGGCCAGCTGCGGCAGCTCGAGGAGAAGGTCAAGGTCAAGGTCATCGACCGGACCGCCCTGATCCTCGACATCTTCGCCCAGCACGCCCGGTCGAAGGAAGGCAAGGCGCAGGTCGAGCTGGCCCAGCTGCAGTACCTGATCCCGCGGCTGCGCGGGTGGGGTACGTCGCTGTCCCGGCAGGCCGGTGGCCGCGCCGGCGGCGCGAACGGCGGCGTGGGCCTGCGCGGTCCCGGTGAGACCAAGCTCGAGACCGACCGGCGGCGGATCAACAAGCGCGTGTCGAAGCTGCGCCGGGAGATCGTCGCCATGGACACCATCCGCGAGACCAAGCGCGGGCGGCGGCTGGCCAACGAGGTGCCCAGCGTGGCGATCGTCGGCTACACCAACGCCGGCAAGTCGAGCCTGCTCAACGCGCTGACCGGGGCCGGGGTGCTGGTGGAGGACGCGCTGTTCGCCACCCTCGACCCGACCACGCGGCGCGCGCAGACCGCGGACGGGCGGGGCTACACGCTGACCGACACCGTCGGGTTCGTGCGGCACCTGCCACACCAGCTGGTGGACGCGTTCCGCTCGACGCTGGAGGAAGCCGCCGACGCGGACCTGCTGCTGCACGTGGTGGACGGGGCCGACCCCGCACCCGAGGAGCAGGTCAGCGCCGTGCGCGAAGTGCTCGGCGAGATCACGCGCAAGCGCAAGGAGCCGCTCCCGCCGGAGCTGCTGGTGATCAACAAGATCGACGCGTCCGACGACGTCACCCTCGCCCGGCTGCGGCACGCGCTGGCCGGGTCGGTGCCGGTTTCGGCGCGCACCGGGGCGGGCATCGCCGAGCTCGTCGAGGTGATCGCCGACCGCCTGCCGCGGCCGGAGGTCACGGTCGACGCCCTCGTGCCCTACTCGCGCGGCGAGCTGGTCGCGCGGGCGCACGCGGACGGCGAAGTCCTCGAAGAGGAGCACGTCGAGGACGGCACGCGCCTGCTGGTGCGGGTCCGCCCGGACCTCGCGGCCGCTTTGCGCGAGTTCGAGACCAACTCGACCAGGGCCTGACACGTCTCCGTAGTGTGCGGTTCGAGGGAACCGCACACTACGGAGGTGGCTGGGTGCGCTGGGTGGTCGCTTTCGCGGCGGTGGTTGTCGCGGTGCTCGGCGGGCCGGTACCCGCGTCGGCGGCCGAAGCGCCGCAGACGCTGTGCACGATCAAGGACTCCCGGATCGGCGAGCTGTCCGGCCTGGTGTCCGACGGCGAGCACCTCTACGCGATGAACGACGGCGGCACCAAGATCCAGGTGTTCGTGCTGGGCCGGGACTGCAAGGTGCAGAAGGTCCTCACCGATCGCACGGACCCGTTCGACCCCGAGGACCTGGCCCGCACGGCCGACGGGACGCTGTGGCTGTCCGACACCGGCGACAACAACAAGGGCCGGCTGACGGTCGCCCTGGAGGAGCTGAGTCCCCAGGGCAAGGTCACGATGCACCGGCTCACCTACCCCGATGGCCAGCACGACACCGAAGCGCTGATCATGGACAAGTCGGGGACGCCGTACCTGATCACCAAGGACATCCTCGGTGAGGCGAAGGTCTACCGGCCTTCGGGCCCGTTGGCGAGTCCGGGGCCGACCAACCTTGAGAAGGTCGGTTCGCTGAAGATCTCCGCTACGGACACCCAGGGCGGCCCGGTCGGGTCGATCGGCTCGGTGCTGGTCACCGGCGGCGCCTCGACGGCCGACGGCAGCGTCGTCGCGCTGCGCACCTACACCGACGCTTACCTCTACGCCGTGCCCGACGGCGACGTCCTGGCCGCGCTGCAGCGCACCCCGGTCCGGATTCCGTTGCCGGGGGAGAAGCAGGGCGAGGCGATCGCGTTCGACCCCGACGGGACGCTGGTGTCCGGCAGCGAAGGGGTGGGCCAGCCGCTCCGCGTGGTGCGGGGCGCGGCCGCGCTGGCCGCGCAGTCGGCGTCGGCGTCGGCGGACGGGAAGTCCTCGGCAGGCACCGGCGCGTCGTCCGGTTCGGCGGGGGACGGGGCCGGGCTCCCCATCCTCCCCGCCGCCGGGATCACGCTGGCGGTGGTCGGGATCGGCTGGTTCGGCATCACCAGGCTGCGCCGCCGAACCCGCTGAGGCAGCCTCGGCTCCCCACGGCCAAGACCACCCGATCCAGTGAACTTCCAAGAACCCACATCAGCCGTGCGAAACCCGGGCGTTCACGCCCAAGGTGACCGAGGTGGGGGCCCGGGGGCTCGCCCCCGGGCGGGGTCTGGGGGGTTGCACCCCCAGAAGACACTTGGAGCGAGCGGCCGTGGTCCGCGCTTTCCGCGGACACACCTCGCCCCATCCGACTCGCTACAACCGCCTCAATACCGCCACGACCTTGCCGAGCACCGTCGCGTCGTCGCCGGGAATCGGCTCGTACGCCTCGTTGTGCGGCATCAGCCAGATGTGGCCGCCCTTGCGCTTGAAGGTCTTGACCGTGGCCTCGCCGTCGATCATCGCCGCGACGATCTCGCCGTTGTCGGCGTCCGGCTGCTGCCGGACCACGACCCAGTCGCCGTCGGTGATGGCCGCGTCGATCATCGAGTCGCCGGTGACCTTCAGCAGGAACAGCTCGCCCTCGCCGACGATCTCCCGCGGCAGCGGGAAGACGTCCTCGATGGACTGCTCGGCCAGCACCGGGCCACCGGCGGCGATCCGGCCGACCAGCGGCACGTACGCCGCCTTCGGCATGACCGGCTGCTGGTCCATCTCGATGCCCATGGGGTTGTCGTCGGTCGCCGAGAGCACGCCGACCGCGCGCGGCCGGTTCGCGTCCCGCCGCAGGTAACCCTTGCGCTGCAGGGCGCGCAGCTGGTGCGAGACCGACGACGTCGACGTCAGCCCCACCGCTTCGCCGATCTCGCGGACGCTCGGCGGGTAGCCGAACCGGCTCACCCACGAGCGGATCACGTCGAGGACCTGCTGCTGGCGGACGGTGAGAGCGTCGTCCACCTCATACACCTCGGGCATGGCGTGCACCTTGCCCGAGCCACCGGGGGACCCACTGGTCCTGCCCGCCTTGTTCTCCTTCGCCACTGCGTCGCCTCCCAGACGTTCGCTGCACGTATCTGCGCGCCGGCTGCCGCCCGCGGGGGTGCGGGCAGCCTCGCCGGCGGCATCTGCCCGGCAGATGCCCTGGTCACCGACGTTAGCCCCCGGGCACGACGATTTCAAACATCTGTTCGATCGACACGCCGTGTCCGCTCGATTTTGTCGGTGGTAGGTGGTAGACCTTCGCACGGGCGTTCGATAGAACGCCTGTTCGACCTTGATCCACGGGCCGCCCCGGTCCGGGAATCGGGCGGACACCAGGGTTTCGAGGAGGTTCGGATGTCCATTCTGGCCGAACGCGGGCAAGCCCGCCCGGCGATCCCGGTCCCGGCGCCACCCCGTCCCGTGCGCGTACTGCGCGGCCGCCGCGGCGAGGTGCACCGCCCGCCGACGCGCGCGCGGGTCGTGGCGGGCCGCCGTCCGGCCGGCGCGCCGTGCGCGGCGCCCCGGCGGGTTCCGGTGCGGTGGCCGTGGCTCGCCGCGCTCGCCGTCGCGAGCTGCCTGGTGATCACCGGATTGGGTCTTTTGGGCGGCGGTTCCGCGGGCGCTCCGGTGCCGGAACGGACGGCCGCGGTGTCGGTCGGGCAGGGCGACACGCTCGCCTCGCTGGCCGCGCGATTCGCGCCGGACAGCGACCCTGGCGCGGTTGTCGCCCGGATCAAGGAGCTGAATCGCCTGGACCAGACCGTTCTGGTGCCCGGGCTGTCGCTCACGGTCCCGGTCGCCGACCCGTCCGCCGCGCCCTCCCCCTGATCTGCCGGAGCCGTCAACCGCACTCACCCGGGTGGGAATCCGGCCCGGCGTGCCGCTTGCGCGTCCACCTCTCGAGTTCTACCCTTCGCCGCTATATGTAGTAGTTACACCGCTGTAGTTGGTCCACAGGTTGGGGTAGACTGGGCAGCAGTTGTCCACAGCTGGTCGGCCTTTACCCACCGGATGTCCACAAGTCGATCACCAGGTGCAGGGGCTGCGTGGTGGCCGCGGGGACGTCGACCGGGGCGGCCGGCGCGGAGGGGAAGGTGATCGGCGGATGAGGTGCCCGTTCTGCCGGCATGCGGACTCTCGGGTCGTCGACTCCCGAGAGGTGGATGAAGGCCAGGCGATCCGCAGGCGGCGCTCGTGCGCGTCGTGCGGACGGCGGTTCACGACTTCGGAGACGATGGTGCTCGCCGTCGTCAAGCGGTCCGGGGTCACCGAACAGTTCAGCCGGGACAAGGTGGTGAGCGGCGTCCGCCGCGCCTGCCAGGGCAGGCCGGTCGACGACGACGCGCTGCAGCAGCTCGCGCAGCGCGTGGAGGAGTCGATCCGCTCCGCCGGGCTGGCGGAGATCCCGAGTCACGAAGTCGGCCTGGCGATCCTGGGCCCGCTGCGTGAGCTCGACGGGGTCGCCTACCTCCGGTTCGCCAGTGTCTACCGGTCCTTCTCGTCGGTCGAAGACTTCGAGAAGGAGATCGCCGACCTTCGTGAGGCCATGGCGGGTGCAGCTGCCCCCCAGGAGAGCGATCAGCGCGAAGACGGCGATTGAGCCGTCCCGCCGCGGGAGTGAGGGTGCGACCGATGACCGAAACCGTGGGTACGGGGGCCGGCGCGGCCACCGGCAAGAAGAGCAAGACAGCCGGCGGGCTCAGCGTGAAGCGCGTCTTCACGACCGAAGGGCAGCACCCGTACGACCAGGTGACCTGGGAACAGCGGGACGTCGTGATGACGAACTGGCGCGACGGCACGGTCAACTTCGAGCAGCGCGGCGTGGAGTTCCCGGACTTCTGGTCGGTCAACGCGACCAACATCGTCACGAGCAAGTACTTCCGCGGCGCCGTCGGAAGCCCCCAGCGTGAGCGCAGCCTCAAGCAGCTCATCGACCGCGTCGTGATGACATACGTCCAGGCCGCGCGTGACCACGGCTACTTCGCCGCCCCGCAGGACCTGGAGATCTTCGAGCACGAGCTCACCTGGATGCTGCTGCACCAGGTCTTCAGCTTCAACTCCCCGGTCTGGTTCAACGTCGGCACGCCGTCGAAGCAGCAGGTCAGCGCCTGCCAGCCGTACGACGCCCTGGTGAGCACTCCCGGCGGAGCCGTGCCGATCGGCCGCTTTGTGGAGCTGAACGCCGTGGGCGCCAAGGTCTATGACGCTCACGGGCTGACGAAGGTCGTCGCCACCAAGGCGAACGGGGTCAAGGAAGTCCTGCGCGTCACCACGAAGTCGGGCCACGTCCTCGATGTCACGGCCGATCACCTCGTGTGGCGCGCCGCTTCGAACGGCGGCAAGTTCGTGCCCGCCGGAGAGCTCCGTGTGGGCGACACGCTCGAATGGCACCGCCGCGGCGCGTTCGGTGAGGAGGAGATCAGGGAGACCGATGTCGCCGAAGCCGCACTCGCCGGCTGGTTGCAGTCCGACGGCTTCGTCGGCCAGTACCAGGGGACGAACCGTTCCCTCACCATCGAAGCGATGACCGTGAACGATGCCGAGCTGGCCTGGGTGCGCGACGCGCTCGACCGGGTCTTCCCGGACGTTCACCGCCACGAACGTGCCGTCGAGACGAAGGACGAGACCCTCGACTGCCGCCGCACCCGCCTTTACGGCAAAGGTCTCGAGAACTTCGTCGAAGCCTGGGGCCTGCGTGCTCGCGGGACCGACATGGAGGTGCCGGAGCACCTGCACACGGCTCCGCTCCCCGTGGTCGCCGCCTACCTGCGGAGCATCTTCCAGGCCGAGGGTTACGTCTCCGCGCGCGAACGGTCCACTTTGGTCGCGTTGGACATGATCGGCGAAGACCTGGTCCGTGGCCTTCAGCAGCTCCTGGCCCGGTTCGGCATCTTCGCCCGGGTGGGTCGCAAGAAGGAGAGCCGGCCGGATCGGCACGACCTGTGGGGCATCCGGATCCAGAACGCCGGCGACCGGCGGATCTTCGCGGACGAAATCGGGTTCATCGACCCCGTGAAGACCGCGAAACTGGAGGCGTCTTTCGAGCAGCCCGGGTTGCCCGCCCGCGACACGAAGCGGCTGAAGATCGCCGCGATCGAAAGCCGCGGTGAGATGCCGGTCTACGACATCCAGACCGAATCGGGCGAGTACCTCTCCGGGAACCTCCGTGTCCACAACTGCTTCATCCTCGCGGTCGACGACACGATGGAGTCGATCCTCAACTGGTACCGCGAAGAGGGCCTCATCTTCAAGGGTGGCTCCGGCGCCGGGCTGAACCTCTCCCGCATCCGCTCCTCCAAGGAACTGCTCACCTCCGGCGGCACGGCCTCGGGCCCGGTCTCGTTCATGCGCGGCGCCGACGCGTCGGCGGGCACCATCAAGTCCGGCGGCGCGACGCGGCGTGCGGCGAAGATGGTCGTGCTCGACGTCGACCACCCGGACGTCGAGGAGTTCATCCAGACCAAGGCGCGCGAAGAGAAGAAGATCAAAGTCCTCCGCGACGCCGGGTTCGACATGGATCTCTCCGGCGCCGACATCTCCTCGGTGCAGTACCAGAACGCCAACAACTCCGTCCGCGTGACCGACGAGTTCATGCAGGCGGTGGAAAACGGCACCGACTTCGGCCTGCGTGCCCGGCTCACCGGCGAGGTGATCGACCGGACCGACGCGAAGAAGCTCTTCCGCAGCCTGGCCCAGGCCGCGTGGGAGTGCGCCGATCCGGGCATCCAGTACGACGGCACGATCAACGACTGGCACACCTGCCCGGAGTCCGGGCGGATCACCGCGTCCAATCCCTGTTCCGAGTACATGCACCTCGACAACTCGAGCTGCAACCTGGCCTCGCTGAACCTGCTCAAGTTCGTCACGCCCGAGGGCACGTTCGACGCGCCGCTGTTCGCCCGCGCCGTCGAGTTCGTCATCACGGCGATGGACATTTCCATCTGCTTCGCCGACTTCCCGACCGAGCCGATCGCCGACACCACGCGGAAGTTCCGCCAGCTCGGCATCGGGTACGCCAACCTCGGCGCGCTGCTGATGGCGCTGGGCCACGCGTACGACTCCGATGGCGGCCGCGCCCTCGCAGCGGCGATCACGTCGCTGATGACGGGCGTGTCGTACCGGCGCTCGGCCGAGCTGGCCCGCGCGGTCGGCGCGTACGAGGGCTACGCGCGCAACGCCGAAGCGCACCAGCGCGTCATGCGCAAGCACGCGGCGGCGAACGAGCTCGTCCGCACCTACCACTCGAACGACGCCGCCGTGCGCGCGCTGGCGACCGAGGAGTGGAAGAAGGGCGTCGACATCGGGACGAAGCACGGCTGGCGCAACGCGCAAGCCAGTGTGCTGGCTCCTACCGGCACCATCGGCTTCATGATGGACTGCGACACCACCGGGATCGAGCCGGACTTCTCGCTGGTCAAGTTCAAGAAGCTGGTCGGCGGCGGCTCGATGCAGATCGTCAACCAGACGGTGCCGCGCGCGCTGACCGCGCTCGGCTACCAGGACGAGCAGGTCGAGGCGATCGTCGAGTTCGTGGCGCAGCACGGCCACGTCGTCGACGCGCCGGGGCTGCGGCCGGAGCACTACGAGGTGTTCGACTGCGCGGTCGGCGAACGCTCGATCGCGCCGATGGGGCACGTCCGGATGATGGCCGCGGTGCAGCCGTTCCTGTCGGGCGCGATCTCCAAGACGGTCAACATGCCGGAGACGGCGACGGTCGAAGAGGTCGAGGAGATCTACTTCCAGGGCTGGAAGCTCGGCCTGAAGGCCCTCGCGATCTACCGCGACAACTGCAAGGTCGGCCAGCCGCTGTCGACGGCGAAGAAGGAGACGGCCGCGGCGCAGCCCGAGAAGGTCGTCGAGTACCGGCCGGTGCGCAAGCGCCTGCCGAAGAAGCGCCCGAGCCAGACGGTGTCGTTCACCGTCGGCGGCGCGGAGGGCTACCTGACCGCGGGCTCGTACCCCGACGACGGCCTCGGTGAGATCTTCGTCAAGCTCGGCAAGCAGGGCTCGACGCTGG
This window of the Amycolatopsis balhimycina FH 1894 genome carries:
- a CDS encoding vitamin B12-dependent ribonucleotide reductase — encoded protein: MTETVGTGAGAATGKKSKTAGGLSVKRVFTTEGQHPYDQVTWEQRDVVMTNWRDGTVNFEQRGVEFPDFWSVNATNIVTSKYFRGAVGSPQRERSLKQLIDRVVMTYVQAARDHGYFAAPQDLEIFEHELTWMLLHQVFSFNSPVWFNVGTPSKQQVSACQPYDALVSTPGGAVPIGRFVELNAVGAKVYDAHGLTKVVATKANGVKEVLRVTTKSGHVLDVTADHLVWRAASNGGKFVPAGELRVGDTLEWHRRGAFGEEEIRETDVAEAALAGWLQSDGFVGQYQGTNRSLTIEAMTVNDAELAWVRDALDRVFPDVHRHERAVETKDETLDCRRTRLYGKGLENFVEAWGLRARGTDMEVPEHLHTAPLPVVAAYLRSIFQAEGYVSARERSTLVALDMIGEDLVRGLQQLLARFGIFARVGRKKESRPDRHDLWGIRIQNAGDRRIFADEIGFIDPVKTAKLEASFEQPGLPARDTKRLKIAAIESRGEMPVYDIQTESGEYLSGNLRVHNCFILAVDDTMESILNWYREEGLIFKGGSGAGLNLSRIRSSKELLTSGGTASGPVSFMRGADASAGTIKSGGATRRAAKMVVLDVDHPDVEEFIQTKAREEKKIKVLRDAGFDMDLSGADISSVQYQNANNSVRVTDEFMQAVENGTDFGLRARLTGEVIDRTDAKKLFRSLAQAAWECADPGIQYDGTINDWHTCPESGRITASNPCSEYMHLDNSSCNLASLNLLKFVTPEGTFDAPLFARAVEFVITAMDISICFADFPTEPIADTTRKFRQLGIGYANLGALLMALGHAYDSDGGRALAAAITSLMTGVSYRRSAELARAVGAYEGYARNAEAHQRVMRKHAAANELVRTYHSNDAAVRALATEEWKKGVDIGTKHGWRNAQASVLAPTGTIGFMMDCDTTGIEPDFSLVKFKKLVGGGSMQIVNQTVPRALTALGYQDEQVEAIVEFVAQHGHVVDAPGLRPEHYEVFDCAVGERSIAPMGHVRMMAAVQPFLSGAISKTVNMPETATVEEVEEIYFQGWKLGLKALAIYRDNCKVGQPLSTAKKETAAAQPEKVVEYRPVRKRLPKKRPSQTVSFTVGGAEGYLTAGSYPDDGLGEIFVKLGKQGSTLAGVMDAFSMSISVGLQHGIPLEFYVSKFSNLRFEPAGMTDDPDIRIATSVMDYLFRRLALDYLPYDKRSQLGILSADERSAEVEANYGGSSVDIEALRSTVDSSPEPHAEETGHPHREAQTTTELMELRLGKAADAPLCMTCGTKMRPAGSCYACEGCGATSGCS
- a CDS encoding LysM peptidoglycan-binding domain-containing protein — protein: MSILAERGQARPAIPVPAPPRPVRVLRGRRGEVHRPPTRARVVAGRRPAGAPCAAPRRVPVRWPWLAALAVASCLVITGLGLLGGGSAGAPVPERTAAVSVGQGDTLASLAARFAPDSDPGAVVARIKELNRLDQTVLVPGLSLTVPVADPSAAPSP
- a CDS encoding MFS transporter yields the protein MSRGSLFFHADFRRLWAGDTASQFGVFVGTTAVPLLAAVTLAATPFEMGLLTAAETLAFLLIGLPAGVWVDRMRRRQVMLTADFTRAALLLSVPVAWWAGVLTLAQLLVVVLFVGIATVFFDIAYQSYLPSLVGREHLLEGNAKLQAVQSTAQIAGPGAAGVLVQLVTAANTVLVTGFGFLTSALCLLRIRTPEPTPEHDGHARLLPQIAEGLRFVFSDKPLRAIVGTTATANFFGGAFMAVQVLFLTRTVGLPPVAVGVLMAFGGAGGILGALCSGAVTRRLGQSRAIWLVPLVTVPGHLLIPLAAPDWRLGLAGFGLVAGGFGIIVYNVAQVSYRQAICPDRLLGRMNASVRFVVWGTLPLGGLLGGGLGEGLGLRGAMWVAVAGEAASVLWVVCSPLRKMRDLPTEAKSGSAAA
- a CDS encoding ArsR/SmtB family transcription factor, with the protein product MLPAKRRAATEAEAAALASGIRLRIIRLTFSEALTNKELAERLGRDPATTLHHVRKLVDTGFLAAQPPRRGARGAKEIPYLSTGLSWTLDSCGDKGVEQAVLEAYLAEIAETGFEGVHQTRLVVQVAPEERAELETRLNALLEEFRARPRRPGAERTAVYLATYPSS
- the hflX gene encoding GTPase HflX; the encoded protein is MTELTHTEDHDDDLYDPSTGEMELEDRASLRRVRGLSTELDDVTEVEYRQLRLERVVLVGVWTEGTALQSEASLAELARLAETAGSEVLEGLIQRRTKPDPATYIGSGKVRELRDIVGSTGADTVICDGELSPGQLRQLEEKVKVKVIDRTALILDIFAQHARSKEGKAQVELAQLQYLIPRLRGWGTSLSRQAGGRAGGANGGVGLRGPGETKLETDRRRINKRVSKLRREIVAMDTIRETKRGRRLANEVPSVAIVGYTNAGKSSLLNALTGAGVLVEDALFATLDPTTRRAQTADGRGYTLTDTVGFVRHLPHQLVDAFRSTLEEAADADLLLHVVDGADPAPEEQVSAVREVLGEITRKRKEPLPPELLVINKIDASDDVTLARLRHALAGSVPVSARTGAGIAELVEVIADRLPRPEVTVDALVPYSRGELVARAHADGEVLEEEHVEDGTRLLVRVRPDLAAALREFETNSTRA
- the lexA gene encoding transcriptional repressor LexA; the encoded protein is MPEVYEVDDALTVRQQQVLDVIRSWVSRFGYPPSVREIGEAVGLTSTSSVSHQLRALQRKGYLRRDANRPRAVGVLSATDDNPMGIEMDQQPVMPKAAYVPLVGRIAAGGPVLAEQSIEDVFPLPREIVGEGELFLLKVTGDSMIDAAITDGDWVVVRQQPDADNGEIVAAMIDGEATVKTFKRKGGHIWLMPHNEAYEPIPGDDATVLGKVVAVLRRL
- the nrdR gene encoding transcriptional regulator NrdR yields the protein MRCPFCRHADSRVVDSREVDEGQAIRRRRSCASCGRRFTTSETMVLAVVKRSGVTEQFSRDKVVSGVRRACQGRPVDDDALQQLAQRVEESIRSAGLAEIPSHEVGLAILGPLRELDGVAYLRFASVYRSFSSVEDFEKEIADLREAMAGAAAPQESDQREDGD